The following coding sequences lie in one Prevotella nigrescens genomic window:
- a CDS encoding nucleoside recognition domain-containing protein codes for MVLNYIWIAFFLIAFAFGIVGLIMGDTTLFEKMVDATSDSAKTAFGVSLGLTGVLSLWLGIMKIGEKAGIVNVLARMLSPVFTKLFPDIPKNHPVMGSIFMNIASNMLGLDNAATPTGLKAMAQMQELNTKKDTATNPMIMFLVLNTSGLTIIPTSILAVRSSCGAAQPTDVFIPILLATTIATLVGIMITASWQRINIFQPVLFFAIFGMLGAVGLIIWGLQQMPQPTMDTVTSVVSNLILMSIIVTFIGAGLFRKINVYDAFIEGAKEGFSTAVRIIPYLVAILVAVGVFRASGAMDICVDGIRWTMQQCNIDTTFVDALPTAMMKPLSGSGARGLMLETMHHYGADSFVGRLSCIFQGSTDTTFYILAVYFGSVSIRYTRHAVACGLLADLAGVIAAIGICYIFF; via the coding sequence ATGGTATTAAATTATATTTGGATAGCGTTTTTTCTGATTGCCTTTGCCTTCGGAATCGTAGGGCTGATAATGGGCGACACCACGCTGTTTGAGAAGATGGTGGACGCTACTTCCGATTCAGCGAAGACGGCATTCGGGGTATCGCTCGGACTAACGGGCGTACTCTCGCTGTGGCTTGGCATTATGAAGATTGGCGAAAAAGCAGGCATCGTGAACGTATTGGCACGAATGTTAAGTCCTGTTTTCACAAAACTTTTCCCCGATATTCCCAAGAATCACCCCGTCATGGGCTCTATCTTCATGAACATTGCCTCCAATATGCTGGGATTGGACAATGCAGCTACGCCGACAGGACTGAAGGCTATGGCGCAGATGCAGGAGCTTAACACAAAGAAAGACACGGCTACGAACCCCATGATAATGTTCCTGGTGCTGAACACAAGTGGACTTACCATTATTCCAACAAGCATTCTTGCAGTGCGAAGCTCATGCGGTGCTGCCCAACCAACCGATGTTTTCATTCCTATTTTGCTCGCTACAACCATTGCTACGCTGGTGGGAATAATGATAACAGCATCGTGGCAACGAATTAACATCTTCCAACCTGTGCTGTTTTTTGCCATCTTCGGAATGCTCGGTGCTGTGGGTTTAATAATCTGGGGATTGCAACAAATGCCTCAACCCACCATGGACACAGTAACGTCGGTGGTGTCTAACCTTATATTAATGTCGATTATAGTTACGTTTATCGGTGCTGGGCTGTTCCGGAAAATAAACGTTTACGATGCTTTTATAGAGGGGGCAAAAGAAGGTTTCAGCACTGCGGTACGCATTATCCCCTATTTGGTGGCAATACTTGTGGCTGTTGGCGTGTTTAGAGCATCGGGAGCAATGGACATTTGTGTAGATGGCATAAGATGGACAATGCAACAATGCAACATAGACACCACCTTTGTAGATGCTCTGCCAACCGCTATGATGAAACCACTGTCGGGAAGCGGTGCACGTGGACTTATGCTGGAGACCATGCACCACTACGGTGCCGACTCGTTCGTGGGCAGGTTGAGTTGCATATTCCAAGGCTCTACGGACACCACATTCTATATACTGGCTGTCTATTTCGGCAGCGTCAGCATACGCTACACACGCCACGCCGTGGCTTGTGGACTGTTGGCAGACCTTGCCGGCGTAATAGCGGCTATCGGAATATGCTATATTTTCTTCTAA
- a CDS encoding oligosaccharide flippase family protein, protein MANLKSLAKDTAIYGLSSIAARFVNYLLVPIQTTKFNAAGGQYGIITNVYAYVALLIVLLTYGMETTFFRFMSKEGESPEKVYATTLKMVGTTSLLFMAVILLFNQPIANLLGYADHPEYITIMYVTVAIDAFAAIPFAYLRCKHRPIKFAILKILNITLNIVLNLLYLIILPSLKLNPFGIYDANFTLDVVWVFYINLICTIITLLLLWKELAGIRYSFDKGTCRRMLSYTFPLLIMGLAGQLNQCASQIIFPYVYDGTAEEARTQLGIYGACIKIAMIMVMITQAFRYAYEPFVFGKSKDRDNKDTYAKAMKFYIIFTLLAFLTVMGYMDVLRHVVGRSYWDGLEIVPIVMAAEIMFGIFFNLSFWYKLTDRTIWGAYFSGVGAVVLIAMNILLIPTFSYWACAWAGFVSYAASMVISYYFGQKYYPIAYPLRDILFYVVVALVLFAAITASNKYFPSLLALAGNTVIILVFVAIIVKRDFPLSKLPIVGKRFRK, encoded by the coding sequence ATGGCAAACTTAAAATCTCTGGCAAAAGATACGGCTATTTACGGTCTCAGTAGCATTGCGGCACGCTTTGTAAACTACTTGTTGGTGCCCATACAAACCACCAAGTTCAATGCCGCCGGTGGTCAATACGGCATCATAACCAACGTGTATGCCTACGTGGCACTGCTGATAGTGCTGCTTACTTACGGCATGGAAACCACCTTCTTCCGCTTCATGAGCAAGGAAGGAGAGAGTCCCGAGAAGGTATATGCCACCACGCTGAAGATGGTAGGAACCACTTCGTTGCTCTTCATGGCAGTAATTCTGCTCTTCAATCAGCCCATAGCGAACCTCTTGGGATATGCCGACCACCCGGAATACATTACTATAATGTATGTTACGGTGGCGATAGATGCCTTTGCAGCCATACCTTTCGCCTATCTGCGGTGCAAGCATCGCCCCATAAAATTTGCCATATTGAAGATTTTGAACATCACGCTGAACATTGTTTTAAACCTGCTTTACCTTATTATATTGCCAAGTTTAAAGCTCAATCCGTTCGGAATATACGATGCAAACTTCACGCTCGACGTGGTTTGGGTGTTCTATATCAACCTTATTTGCACCATTATCACCTTGCTTTTGCTCTGGAAAGAACTTGCAGGCATACGCTACAGCTTCGACAAAGGCACGTGCAGGCGCATGCTTAGCTACACTTTCCCACTCCTGATAATGGGTCTGGCAGGGCAATTGAACCAGTGTGCGTCGCAAATAATATTCCCTTACGTTTACGACGGCACTGCCGAAGAGGCACGAACACAGCTCGGAATATACGGCGCATGTATCAAAATAGCCATGATAATGGTCATGATTACGCAGGCATTCCGCTACGCCTACGAGCCGTTTGTATTCGGAAAGTCGAAAGACAGGGACAATAAGGACACCTACGCCAAGGCTATGAAGTTCTACATCATATTCACTTTGCTGGCATTTCTCACCGTCATGGGCTACATGGACGTGCTCCGCCATGTGGTGGGGCGCAGCTATTGGGACGGACTGGAGATTGTTCCAATCGTGATGGCGGCTGAAATAATGTTCGGAATCTTCTTTAATCTGAGCTTTTGGTATAAGCTTACCGACCGCACGATATGGGGAGCGTACTTCTCCGGCGTGGGTGCTGTGGTGCTAATTGCCATGAACATTCTGCTCATACCAACCTTCAGCTACTGGGCTTGTGCCTGGGCAGGTTTCGTTTCGTATGCCGCGAGCATGGTCATAAGCTACTATTTCGGACAGAAATACTACCCTATCGCCTATCCGCTGCGCGACATTCTGTTCTACGTAGTGGTGGCACTGGTGCTGTTTGCAGCCATTACTGCCTCCAACAAATACTTCCCCTCGTTGCTTGCACTGGCTGGAAACACTGTAATAATACTTGTTTTTGTTGCCATTATCGTGAAACGCGACTTCCCTTTGAGCAAGCTTCCCATCGTAGGAAAACGGTTCAGAAAGTAA
- a CDS encoding DUF4143 domain-containing protein — translation MTVPSLLVAQELVAHDLTPYYHNNKRKGEVDFLIEIGGQVLPIEVKSGKDYGVHRALANIMDCRECGLKEAMVFCNDNLHTVGKHCVRPHLYDDVLAEKATWQLCLQGGFERLKHVNNF, via the coding sequence ATGACTGTCCCATCTCTTTTGGTGGCGCAAGAACTCGTTGCGCACGACCTTACACCTTATTATCATAACAACAAACGGAAGGGAGAAGTAGACTTCCTGATAGAAATAGGAGGACAAGTGCTGCCCATTGAGGTGAAGTCGGGGAAAGATTACGGGGTGCATCGCGCCCTTGCCAACATCATGGATTGCAGGGAATGCGGACTGAAGGAAGCCATGGTTTTCTGCAACGATAACCTGCACACGGTGGGGAAACACTGTGTACGCCCCCATTTATATGATGATGTTCTTGCAGAAAAAGCAACTTGGCAACTTTGTTTACAAGGTGGATTTGAGCGGCTTAAACATGTAAACAATTTTTAG
- a CDS encoding RHS repeat-associated core domain-containing protein, translated as MNLTADGQTVMENRYRYDAVDNILGITNAADPTSLTKLNRAKLGGRSSHTYEYDELNRLVHASGKAKRASYDMVMSFGRMSEPLTKVQKVDSTTTAKSYNFAYKYEDSDHPTAPTQIGHDHYTYDANGNPTLVTNDSTNTTREMYWDEDNRLMVLSDNGKTSRYTYNAAGERIMKSYGTMEGVYINGAPQGITFHETDNFTLYPASIISINKNRFTKHYFLGDKRVASRIGTGLFNNVYGRNGSYVTAGQQDYAERMNQIQKQKEAYYKQQGIAPGVPTMKGAYGDPENTKRGYNSIIDTLGNHDVPQGWIQTPHPNTTSNTNPGPPVSWNDPSNPDDPQAGYGYILNDTTKEETFFYHSDHLGSTSYITDEHANITQYDAYLPYGELLVDEHSSSEEMPYKFNGKQFDEETGLYYYGARYLNSVTSLWYGVDPLTEKYPDISSYSYCHNNPILLVDPDGAYPIITITKQKTGRTTWQRIIGYTGQERDVITRVNLYKVTVRDTEDKDFRMEFSVTRDAFTVRKGDRNGNRLVLSNVAYEPKKEEDNRYTAQVIEYPRGNGTKALKLKQHGSEVMYATSNNVSVEMGYRNKSDVAAGVMMHVGGIYNLKGEYHYAASEGCFGITNSDKSSSNDSTNKILDSIINQSRKSKTNKNRIDVIIEKRDVNKIPQTKNVVIK; from the coding sequence ATGAACCTTACAGCGGATGGTCAGACTGTGATGGAAAACAGGTATCGCTATGATGCCGTGGATAACATCCTCGGCATCACGAATGCCGCCGACCCGACATCGCTGACAAAACTCAACAGGGCGAAGCTGGGAGGAAGAAGTTCGCATACGTATGAGTATGACGAGCTGAACCGCCTTGTTCATGCAAGTGGTAAGGCTAAGCGTGCATCGTATGATATGGTGATGTCGTTCGGACGGATGAGTGAACCGCTGACCAAGGTTCAGAAGGTGGACTCAACGACAACTGCCAAGTCTTATAACTTTGCTTATAAGTATGAGGACAGCGACCATCCGACGGCTCCAACGCAGATTGGACACGATCATTACACATACGATGCCAACGGCAATCCAACGCTGGTAACGAACGATTCGACGAATACTACCCGCGAGATGTACTGGGATGAGGACAACCGCCTGATGGTACTCTCTGATAATGGCAAGACGAGTCGTTATACTTACAACGCTGCCGGTGAACGTATCATGAAGAGTTACGGTACGATGGAGGGCGTGTATATCAATGGTGCGCCGCAAGGAATCACGTTCCACGAGACGGACAACTTCACGCTCTACCCTGCTTCGATAATCAGCATCAACAAGAATCGCTTCACAAAACATTACTTCCTTGGTGACAAACGAGTTGCTTCAAGAATAGGAACAGGTCTGTTTAACAACGTTTATGGAAGAAACGGCTCATACGTAACCGCTGGTCAGCAGGACTATGCTGAGCGCATGAATCAGATTCAGAAGCAGAAAGAGGCATACTATAAGCAGCAAGGCATTGCACCTGGTGTACCTACAATGAAAGGTGCGTATGGTGATCCAGAGAATACAAAGCGAGGATATAACTCTATCATTGACACACTCGGCAACCACGATGTTCCACAGGGCTGGATTCAGACTCCACACCCCAACACCACATCGAATACCAACCCCGGTCCACCTGTAAGTTGGAATGACCCGAGCAACCCTGATGACCCGCAGGCTGGTTATGGTTATATTCTAAACGACACCACAAAGGAAGAAACATTCTTCTATCACAGTGACCACCTTGGCTCAACGTCTTACATCACAGACGAACACGCCAACATCACACAGTATGATGCATATCTTCCATATGGTGAACTGTTAGTTGACGAGCATTCCTCAAGTGAGGAAATGCCATATAAGTTCAATGGCAAACAGTTCGATGAAGAGACAGGTCTGTACTACTATGGTGCAAGATACTTGAATTCAGTCACAAGTCTGTGGTATGGGGTGGATCCTTTGACAGAAAAGTATCCTGATATTAGTTCGTATTCCTATTGTCATAATAACCCTATCTTACTAGTAGATCCAGATGGAGCTTATCCAATTATAACAATCACAAAACAAAAAACAGGTAGGACAACTTGGCAAAGAATTATAGGTTATACGGGACAAGAAAGAGACGTTATTACAAGGGTAAACCTTTATAAAGTAACAGTCCGTGATACGGAGGATAAGGACTTTCGTATGGAATTCTCTGTCACAAGGGATGCCTTTACCGTGCGGAAAGGTGATAGAAATGGTAATAGATTGGTTTTATCTAATGTTGCTTATGAACCTAAAAAAGAAGAAGACAATCGTTATACAGCACAAGTTATAGAGTATCCTAGAGGAAATGGTACTAAAGCATTGAAGTTAAAACAACACGGCTCTGAGGTTATGTATGCAACTTCTAATAATGTTTCTGTTGAAATGGGGTATAGAAATAAAAGTGATGTTGCCGCTGGGGTTATGATGCATGTTGGTGGTATATATAATCTGAAAGGGGAGTATCATTATGCTGCCTCTGAAGGATGCTTCGGAATTACAAATAGCGACAAGTCTTCTTCTAACGATTCCACAAATAAAATATTAGATAGTATTATAAATCAATCTAGAAAAAGCAAAACAAATAAGAATAGAATAGATGTCATAATAGAGAAAAGAGATGTGAATAAAATACCGCAAACTAAAAATGTAGTAATAAAATGA